In Leptospira harrisiae, a genomic segment contains:
- a CDS encoding MBL fold metallo-hydrolase: MKVTIPKRIPEMEDIGDGVFKIILPQPFYAPNNIYLYQGDDGLTLIDSGYIESIPMLQASLKTKGFSFKDIRHIIYTHNHLDHISSSLVLKSYAKNVTYYGYRAMADGVGNYLESMVLFEEATEDLFHKAFGDKEELDRILEESRQGWRQFYSKFSETKKGDPVLRIDVKIDHNDSLELGGRLFRFLHTPGHNLYHITPVDPSTGIYFSGDLIIANLTAIYSEMDGSLGDYYFTLSKLLEEPIKRMLPAHGSEIEDPKKTITLVKKTLSILEKGVLRRLREGESDLKVLMEAAIGKKVHNGGHLPTALGLVYSIIQKLVLEGLIRIEKRENGYEVFHFVG, encoded by the coding sequence ATGAAAGTTACCATCCCCAAACGAATTCCTGAGATGGAAGACATCGGGGATGGTGTCTTTAAAATTATCCTGCCCCAACCGTTTTACGCTCCTAACAATATCTATTTGTATCAAGGTGACGATGGTTTGACTTTAATTGATTCTGGTTATATAGAATCTATCCCGATGTTACAGGCATCTTTAAAAACTAAAGGTTTTTCATTTAAAGACATTCGTCATATCATTTATACTCACAATCATTTGGATCATATTTCCTCTTCTTTAGTTCTTAAGTCTTATGCAAAAAACGTAACCTATTACGGGTATCGTGCTATGGCTGATGGTGTCGGAAATTATTTAGAATCGATGGTGCTATTTGAAGAGGCCACGGAAGACTTGTTTCATAAAGCTTTTGGGGATAAGGAAGAACTAGATCGGATTTTGGAAGAATCTCGCCAAGGTTGGCGACAGTTTTATAGTAAATTTAGTGAAACCAAAAAAGGGGATCCTGTCTTAAGAATCGATGTCAAAATTGATCATAACGACAGTTTAGAGTTAGGTGGTAGGTTATTTCGTTTTTTGCATACACCCGGTCATAATTTGTATCATATCACGCCTGTAGATCCTTCGACGGGGATTTATTTTTCAGGAGATTTGATTATTGCCAATCTCACAGCCATTTATTCGGAAATGGATGGAAGTTTGGGTGATTATTATTTTACACTTTCCAAACTTTTAGAAGAGCCCATTAAACGAATGTTACCTGCCCATGGTAGTGAAATAGAAGATCCGAAAAAAACGATTACTCTTGTAAAAAAAACATTAAGTATCCTTGAAAAAGGAGTCCTTCGCCGCCTCAGAGAAGGGGAATCTGATTTAAAAGTGCTAATGGAAGCAGCCATTGGAAAAAAAGTCCATAACGGTGGCCATTTACCAACAGCTCTTGGACTTGTGTATAGCATCATCCAGAAATTAGTTTTAGAAGGATTAATTCGTATCGAAAAAAGGGAAAATGGATACGAAGTTTTTCATTTTGTAGGTTGA
- a CDS encoding DUF2079 domain-containing protein, whose product MVYLFFLFSLVSSVLFISPKNFHTPFQKGVFLFLLFLSAFSFWKEKKSKSKPNSISTNFDLLSNKQITFLPYLLCISCFFFLIASSIHTFHLTKSLADVYLFQDADYIGISDILLSISHGEGFTSSYYSESGEGSYLHHHFAPGMAVLSPFVSLIPNRWGLAAGVFFVYQLGTVLWLIWAYRITKKNSKEFGIKFLVFWVLVTNQLYLYRIGSSFHFEVLVLVFGLFFFYVWEKREIEQNVRPRSIWIYYSILSFATILYLSIKEDIGIYLLLFFLPTGLKLLYNQWNQYKKDRHSSELASVPSQEKPVIPSLTIVFSIALIWLCFVFFINPIFGDRPESITWAKVLTQEYHSAFKQVSGFQKSFQIFLELIVSGGLGIFPMLAEVMGIGLIYATHIFSTRPWHHEVYTYYSYSLMPFILYTGILWIQSEKKTSLSFAFLILTCLFWKNSLDQNFPLDTNIKSPWNQPNLEEIRKDLKKTNKLILSNPLKAISQNTNLNSNIMSNSDKDKNLKIEKGVFVFSQYNLSFQITDQVKTYPLEQIKNASSICKKANFCYVVFSPEFTDEILWPKSRILEYKKELENQKGVFVWKGKQIEVWQLPLSN is encoded by the coding sequence GTGGTTTATTTATTTTTTTTATTCAGTTTAGTTTCTTCTGTTCTCTTTATTTCTCCTAAAAACTTTCATACCCCCTTTCAAAAGGGGGTATTTCTTTTTTTATTATTCTTATCAGCATTCAGCTTCTGGAAAGAAAAAAAATCCAAATCAAAACCAAATTCCATTTCGACTAACTTTGATTTGTTATCCAACAAACAAATCACCTTTCTCCCCTATTTACTTTGTATCAGCTGTTTTTTCTTTTTAATTGCGAGTAGCATTCATACCTTTCACTTAACAAAGTCTCTGGCCGATGTTTATTTATTTCAAGATGCGGATTATATTGGCATTTCGGATATCCTCCTTTCTATTTCTCACGGAGAGGGATTTACTAGTAGTTACTATTCAGAATCAGGAGAGGGAAGTTACCTTCACCATCACTTTGCACCAGGAATGGCAGTTTTATCTCCATTTGTTAGTTTGATTCCAAATAGATGGGGACTCGCTGCAGGAGTATTTTTTGTTTACCAATTGGGAACCGTTCTTTGGCTAATATGGGCTTACCGAATTACAAAAAAGAACTCGAAAGAATTCGGAATTAAATTTTTAGTTTTCTGGGTACTTGTAACAAACCAATTGTATCTCTATCGCATTGGATCCAGTTTTCATTTTGAAGTTCTGGTATTGGTTTTTGGACTTTTCTTTTTTTATGTTTGGGAAAAACGTGAGATTGAACAAAATGTCCGCCCGCGAAGCATTTGGATTTATTATAGCATTTTATCTTTTGCCACAATTCTTTACCTTTCCATCAAGGAAGATATTGGAATTTATTTACTTCTGTTTTTTCTGCCAACAGGTTTAAAACTTTTATACAATCAATGGAATCAATACAAAAAAGACCGACATTCGAGTGAACTAGCCAGTGTTCCTTCTCAAGAAAAACCTGTCATCCCATCACTAACAATTGTTTTCAGTATTGCATTAATTTGGCTGTGTTTTGTGTTTTTCATAAATCCAATATTTGGTGATAGACCGGAATCCATAACTTGGGCAAAGGTTCTGACGCAAGAATACCATTCCGCATTCAAACAAGTAAGCGGTTTCCAAAAATCATTCCAAATCTTTCTAGAGTTAATCGTTAGCGGAGGACTCGGGATCTTTCCAATGTTGGCTGAAGTTATGGGAATCGGACTAATATACGCGACTCATATATTTTCCACTAGGCCATGGCACCATGAAGTTTATACGTATTACAGTTATTCGCTAATGCCCTTTATCCTCTATACAGGAATTTTATGGATCCAATCCGAGAAAAAAACATCCCTATCTTTTGCCTTTTTGATTCTCACTTGTCTTTTTTGGAAAAATTCTTTGGATCAAAATTTTCCATTGGATACGAACATAAAAAGTCCATGGAATCAACCCAACTTAGAAGAAATTCGAAAAGATTTAAAAAAAACAAATAAATTAATTCTCTCGAATCCATTAAAGGCTATATCGCAAAATACAAATCTGAATTCGAATATAATGTCAAATTCAGATAAAGATAAAAACCTAAAAATCGAAAAAGGTGTTTTTGTATTCTCTCAATACAACCTTTCGTTTCAGATCACCGACCAGGTGAAAACTTATCCTCTAGAACAAATCAAAAATGCATCTTCGATTTGTAAAAAGGCAAATTTTTGTTATGTGGTGTTTTCTCCAGAGTTCACTGATGAAATTCTCTGGCCGAAATCTCGAATTTTGGAATATAAAAAAGAATTAGAAAATCAAAAGGGTGTTTTCGTTTGGAAAGGAAAACAAATTGAAGTTTGGCAGTTGCCACTTTCAAACTAG
- a CDS encoding aldolase: METSIHVLRKTLLEMKENYSFVCIKTGTETEDMGEEEISLLKTITAGIMPLYVKIGGPEARNDIRICQRIGVSGISAPMVESEYALKNFIQTMKNLLTPSEYESYNKAINMETITGYRNLMDIFDSVPFQSLEQVTAARSDLSASMDKKPDDKEVTRISKKIISEAKSRGKKTSVGGTITKTNFELIANEIEPDFINSRHVMVDTKNAMSIGPTDVAECMLLFEMDLFEFFSKTFPEKGYYYRNRVEINRERIGERKVLYFIR, encoded by the coding sequence ATGGAAACATCAATCCACGTTTTACGAAAAACCTTACTGGAGATGAAGGAAAACTACTCTTTTGTCTGCATCAAAACAGGTACGGAAACCGAGGACATGGGAGAAGAAGAAATCTCCCTCTTAAAAACGATCACCGCAGGAATTATGCCTCTCTATGTCAAAATTGGAGGCCCGGAAGCTAGAAACGATATCCGGATTTGCCAAAGAATCGGAGTATCTGGAATTTCTGCACCTATGGTGGAGTCGGAATATGCATTAAAAAACTTCATCCAAACTATGAAGAATCTCTTAACACCATCTGAATACGAATCCTATAACAAAGCAATCAATATGGAAACCATCACTGGGTATAGAAATTTGATGGATATTTTTGATTCAGTACCATTCCAGAGTTTAGAGCAAGTAACAGCCGCTAGATCAGACTTAAGTGCTTCTATGGACAAAAAACCTGATGACAAAGAGGTCACAAGGATTTCCAAAAAAATCATTTCAGAGGCAAAAAGCAGAGGGAAAAAAACTTCTGTTGGTGGGACCATCACCAAAACTAATTTTGAACTCATTGCCAATGAAATTGAACCCGACTTTATCAACTCTCGCCACGTGATGGTAGATACAAAAAATGCAATGTCCATCGGCCCAACTGACGTGGCGGAATGTATGTTGTTGTTTGAAATGGATTTATTTGAATTTTTCTCAAAAACCTTTCCAGAAAAAGGTTATTATTACCGCAACCGAGTGGAAATCAACAGAGAACGTATTGGCGAAAGAAAGGTATTGTACTTTATACGCTAA
- the lepB gene encoding signal peptidase I, whose translation MGIFSTIFQSKPKQDSKEPPKEGAAASGISFGIIVVLVFAFKSSILDANNIPSGSMIPTLKIGDFLFVNKMRYSFRMPFTEKELFRIDDPKRGDIVTFIPPATALAQEESRTGIFAKRFVKRVVGLPGDTIRITRKYIDTKDRGRVHFALIEYKEKGSDEFRSYQPQEVPIGKELSDLDNLEATQRALFKEVKPGFEHLILEGFEDDRRAHIFEYCDFLHGCQIPEGQYMVMGDNRDDSHDSRAWGFVKREDILGKALIIYFSIDWKDSTCEYKDGQELAEKGPEIAERFEGESLDNRCHYTEVFSSHNSRYRDDESRLGWIERTIRYRLWRLSVRWDRIGRILQ comes from the coding sequence ATGGGAATATTCTCCACTATCTTCCAATCCAAACCAAAACAAGATTCTAAGGAACCACCAAAAGAGGGAGCGGCCGCTTCTGGAATTTCTTTCGGAATCATTGTCGTTCTTGTATTTGCTTTCAAATCATCTATATTAGATGCTAATAATATTCCTTCTGGTTCGATGATCCCCACACTCAAAATCGGGGATTTTTTGTTTGTGAATAAAATGCGTTATTCTTTTCGTATGCCCTTTACCGAAAAGGAACTCTTTCGAATCGATGATCCAAAACGTGGAGATATTGTTACATTTATCCCTCCGGCAACAGCACTTGCCCAAGAAGAATCAAGGACTGGGATTTTTGCCAAACGATTTGTGAAACGTGTCGTGGGTCTTCCCGGAGATACAATCCGAATCACTCGTAAATACATTGATACCAAAGATAGAGGTAGGGTACACTTTGCACTCATTGAGTATAAGGAAAAAGGTTCTGATGAGTTTCGGTCCTACCAACCACAGGAAGTTCCGATTGGAAAAGAACTTTCCGATTTGGACAATTTAGAAGCAACTCAAAGAGCCCTCTTTAAAGAAGTCAAACCAGGTTTTGAACATTTGATTTTAGAAGGATTTGAAGATGATCGTCGTGCACATATCTTTGAATACTGCGATTTTTTACACGGCTGTCAAATCCCTGAAGGCCAATACATGGTGATGGGAGATAATAGAGATGATTCACATGATTCACGTGCCTGGGGATTTGTGAAACGAGAGGACATCTTAGGTAAGGCCCTTATCATTTATTTCTCTATCGATTGGAAAGACTCCACTTGTGAATATAAAGATGGTCAGGAGCTTGCAGAAAAAGGACCTGAAATTGCGGAACGTTTTGAAGGTGAAAGTTTAGATAATCGTTGTCATTACACTGAAGTATTTTCCTCACATAATTCTCGTTATAGAGATGATGAATCAAGGTTAGGGTGGATTGAAAGAACCATTCGATACCGACTTTGGAGACTTAGTGTTAGGTGGGATCGAATTGGGCGTATCCTCCAATAA
- a CDS encoding AtpZ/AtpI family protein, with amino-acid sequence MGVSSNKMAGESEKPSDKKPEKSSMAMAGAGFEFVSSIAVFVVGGYYLDDYMKTEPLWLLVGFFLGFIFAFYSLIKRAKENE; translated from the coding sequence TTGGGCGTATCCTCCAATAAGATGGCAGGTGAATCTGAAAAACCATCAGATAAAAAACCGGAGAAGTCATCAATGGCAATGGCTGGTGCCGGTTTTGAATTTGTTTCTTCCATTGCAGTTTTTGTAGTGGGAGGATATTATCTCGACGACTATATGAAAACGGAGCCACTCTGGCTTCTCGTCGGTTTTTTCTTAGGTTTTATTTTTGCTTTTTATTCTCTCATCAAACGAGCCAAGGAAAACGAATAA
- the ilvB gene encoding biosynthetic-type acetolactate synthase large subunit, giving the protein MSEQITVSQYIIRFLESKGISWIPGVPGGTILPLYESLAESTIEHVLARHEQGAGFITQGRARSTGEVSVVFVSSGPGVANLITAVADAQRDSVPLLVFSGQVPLSLMGTDAFQELPTTKIVSPIVKKVYLIQEPNQIIETLEEAYRICGEGKMGPVWIDLPKDIQTQTITLVNEYMDFSSSQNSNQRVLLDNLDDLSFESMDLFLQEFKTLLENSKFPLLYVGGGAKKEYLRLREFVSRFQIPSVTTLMGLGIFEKEDPMNLGMMGMHGTVAANEALGVCDLLIAIGVRFDDRATGAIQKFCNQAKVIHIDIDTREIGKNKSVNLSLQKDISEVLPFLLEEEFSIENKDSLLQIETWKHIPEEHPMKSILSDFASVLPSGEHFVLTDVGQHQMWVAQYFPLIHPMSWITSGGQGTMGFGLPTAIGVALSHKEAHVFCFTGDGSIMMNLQELSTLKEHNLNVKIILINNEHLGLVKQQQDLFYGSLYSGSKFHFHPDFSMLCQSFEIGYYEWDWKLGVNELEKVLETEGPGIIEVRVPSSWGVYPFVPGGKSNQEYILEKIVS; this is encoded by the coding sequence ATGTCGGAACAAATCACCGTAAGCCAATATATCATACGTTTTTTAGAATCAAAAGGAATTTCTTGGATACCAGGTGTACCTGGCGGAACCATCCTCCCTTTATATGAAAGTTTAGCAGAATCAACCATCGAACATGTGTTAGCAAGGCATGAACAAGGCGCAGGATTCATAACGCAAGGTAGAGCAAGGAGCACGGGTGAAGTGAGTGTCGTGTTTGTATCTTCGGGTCCAGGTGTTGCCAATCTGATCACTGCTGTTGCAGATGCACAAAGGGATTCAGTTCCTTTACTAGTATTTTCCGGGCAAGTTCCATTGTCCTTAATGGGAACCGATGCTTTTCAAGAATTGCCAACGACAAAGATCGTATCGCCAATTGTTAAAAAAGTTTATTTGATCCAAGAGCCAAACCAAATCATTGAAACATTAGAGGAAGCATATCGTATATGCGGCGAAGGAAAGATGGGACCAGTTTGGATTGATTTACCTAAAGACATTCAAACACAAACGATTACATTAGTTAATGAATATATGGATTTTTCCTCATCCCAGAATTCAAATCAAAGAGTCTTATTGGACAATTTAGACGATTTATCCTTTGAAAGTATGGATTTGTTTTTACAAGAATTCAAAACTCTACTAGAGAATTCTAAGTTTCCCTTATTGTATGTAGGTGGGGGCGCAAAAAAGGAATACTTAAGGTTAAGAGAGTTTGTTTCTCGTTTTCAAATACCATCAGTAACGACTCTTATGGGTCTTGGAATTTTTGAAAAAGAAGATCCTATGAATTTAGGAATGATGGGCATGCATGGTACAGTAGCTGCGAATGAAGCACTCGGTGTTTGTGATTTGCTTATTGCGATTGGAGTTCGTTTTGATGATCGTGCTACGGGTGCTATTCAAAAATTTTGTAACCAAGCGAAAGTCATTCATATTGATATTGACACTCGGGAAATTGGCAAAAATAAATCTGTTAATTTGAGTTTACAAAAAGATATCTCTGAGGTTCTTCCCTTTCTATTAGAAGAAGAATTTTCGATTGAAAATAAAGACTCTTTGTTACAGATCGAAACTTGGAAACATATTCCAGAAGAACATCCAATGAAATCTATCCTCTCAGACTTTGCTTCGGTTTTGCCAAGTGGAGAACATTTTGTACTCACGGACGTAGGCCAACACCAGATGTGGGTTGCTCAGTATTTTCCTTTGATTCATCCGATGTCTTGGATTACTTCCGGTGGGCAGGGTACTATGGGTTTTGGTCTTCCGACAGCGATTGGCGTTGCTTTAAGTCATAAAGAAGCTCATGTTTTTTGTTTTACAGGCGATGGATCCATCATGATGAACTTACAAGAATTATCTACACTAAAGGAACATAACTTAAATGTAAAAATAATCTTAATCAATAATGAACATTTAGGGCTAGTGAAACAGCAACAAGATCTTTTTTACGGAAGTTTGTACTCTGGTTCTAAATTTCATTTTCATCCTGACTTTTCTATGTTATGCCAGTCTTTCGAAATTGGATATTATGAGTGGGATTGGAAGTTAGGGGTTAATGAATTAGAAAAAGTTTTGGAAACAGAAGGGCCGGGTATCATTGAGGTGAGAGTACCCTCGAGTTGGGGAGTGTATCCATTTGTCCCCGGTGGAAAATCCAACCAAGAGTATATCCTCGAAAAGATTGTGTCTTAA
- a CDS encoding P-II family nitrogen regulator, whose protein sequence is MKLVIAIIQPHKLEEVKNELTKNEIYRLTVSDVQGYGQQKGKTEVFRGHEYQVNLLRKVRLEIAVNDEFVKPTVDAILKAAKTGPEGKIGDGKIFVMPLEEVIRIRSGERGNKAI, encoded by the coding sequence ATGAAATTAGTCATTGCAATCATCCAACCACATAAGTTAGAAGAAGTAAAAAACGAACTTACGAAAAATGAAATCTATCGTTTAACAGTAAGTGATGTTCAAGGTTATGGCCAACAAAAAGGAAAAACAGAAGTATTCCGCGGACATGAATACCAAGTGAACCTTCTCCGAAAGGTAAGATTAGAAATCGCAGTCAATGATGAGTTTGTCAAACCTACTGTTGATGCCATTTTAAAAGCTGCAAAAACAGGACCTGAAGGTAAAATTGGCGATGGAAAAATCTTTGTCATGCCACTAGAGGAAGTAATCCGTATTCGAAGCGGCGAACGAGGAAACAAAGCCATCTAA
- a CDS encoding ammonium transporter, with product MKIQLVLRPLLVCALFLLPGFLAAEGELPSSPTIDKSDTAWMLVSSAFVFFMIPGLALFYGGIVRSKNVLSTMMHSFVAIIVMTLQWTIFGYSFAFSGENPYFGNFDLVFLNGIDIDSVKGTIPTYVHFLFQGMFAIITPALISGAIAERIKLSAYVVFILVWSTLVYDPVAHWVWADSGWLLKMNALDFAGGTVVHLISGIAGLAAAIVIGKRKGDAGLLTHPNNMTYTLLGSGLLWFGWFGFNAGSGLSVNGLAARAFLVTLIAPAAAGASWLLIEWLHTKKATALGAASGIVAGLVVITPASGYVGVQGAIIMGFLVSPICYMAILLKGKLRYDDTLDAFGIHGVGGAFGAILTGIFALELAEGMTLGNQITAQVLSVVVTGIYSFVVSYILALVIEKTIGFRIEEDKEVTGLDQEIHGEKGYDIR from the coding sequence ATGAAAATACAATTGGTCTTACGGCCTTTGTTGGTATGTGCACTTTTCCTTCTGCCCGGTTTCCTCGCCGCAGAAGGAGAACTACCATCCTCCCCTACCATCGATAAATCTGATACAGCATGGATGTTAGTTTCTTCCGCATTTGTGTTTTTTATGATCCCAGGACTTGCCTTGTTCTATGGTGGTATTGTCCGTTCCAAAAATGTTCTATCAACGATGATGCATAGTTTTGTTGCGATCATAGTGATGACATTACAGTGGACTATCTTTGGATATAGTTTTGCTTTTTCTGGCGAAAATCCTTATTTCGGGAATTTCGATTTAGTATTTTTAAATGGAATCGACATTGATTCAGTAAAAGGAACTATCCCAACTTACGTTCATTTTCTATTCCAAGGAATGTTTGCGATCATCACTCCTGCTCTTATCTCCGGTGCAATCGCAGAAAGAATTAAACTATCAGCCTACGTTGTGTTTATTCTCGTATGGTCAACGTTAGTTTATGACCCAGTAGCACATTGGGTATGGGCCGATTCAGGTTGGTTATTAAAAATGAATGCCCTTGATTTTGCAGGAGGAACCGTAGTTCATTTGATCTCAGGAATTGCCGGTCTTGCCGCTGCCATCGTCATCGGAAAACGGAAAGGTGATGCTGGATTACTAACTCACCCAAATAACATGACTTATACGTTACTTGGATCTGGTTTATTGTGGTTTGGTTGGTTTGGATTCAATGCTGGCTCTGGACTTTCTGTAAACGGACTTGCCGCAAGAGCATTTTTAGTGACACTCATCGCACCTGCTGCTGCAGGAGCAAGTTGGCTACTCATTGAATGGTTGCATACAAAAAAGGCAACTGCACTCGGAGCAGCTTCTGGCATTGTGGCAGGCCTTGTTGTCATCACACCTGCTTCTGGTTATGTGGGAGTGCAAGGAGCCATCATTATGGGATTTTTAGTTTCACCAATATGTTATATGGCAATTTTACTGAAGGGTAAACTTCGTTATGATGATACACTCGATGCTTTTGGTATTCATGGTGTAGGTGGGGCGTTTGGAGCAATTCTCACAGGGATTTTTGCCTTAGAGTTAGCTGAGGGAATGACTTTAGGAAACCAAATCACTGCTCAAGTGCTCAGTGTCGTAGTCACGGGAATCTATTCATTTGTTGTTTCTTACATACTTGCACTTGTAATCGAAAAAACAATTGGTTTTAGAATCGAAGAAGACAAAGAAGTCACCGGGCTCGACCAAGAGATCCATGGTGAAAAAGGATATGATATTAGGTAA
- a CDS encoding glutathione peroxidase, which translates to MSEEFYKIKVKRGSEEVPLEQFKDKVLLIVNTASECGFTPQYKGLQETYDRYKAKGLEVLAFPCNQFGQQEPGTDAEIKLFCERTFSTTFPIFSKLEVNGPNTDPLYQHLKKQAPGIFGSVDIKWNFTKFLIDKQGNVVKRYAPITKPEDIEKDIEKLVKA; encoded by the coding sequence ATGTCAGAAGAATTTTACAAAATTAAAGTGAAACGTGGATCCGAGGAAGTCCCTTTGGAGCAGTTCAAAGACAAAGTGCTTTTGATAGTGAATACTGCGAGCGAGTGTGGCTTTACCCCTCAATACAAAGGCCTTCAAGAAACTTATGATCGTTATAAAGCAAAAGGATTAGAAGTTTTGGCGTTCCCGTGCAACCAGTTCGGTCAACAAGAACCAGGAACAGATGCTGAAATTAAGTTGTTTTGTGAAAGAACATTCTCAACTACTTTTCCAATCTTTTCCAAATTGGAAGTGAACGGACCAAATACTGATCCACTCTACCAACATCTTAAAAAACAGGCTCCAGGGATTTTTGGTTCCGTTGACATTAAATGGAATTTTACAAAGTTCTTGATCGACAAACAAGGGAATGTGGTGAAAAGATACGCGCCAATTACAAAACCCGAAGATATTGAAAAGGATATCGAAAAACTTGTCAAAGCATAA
- a CDS encoding MarR family winged helix-turn-helix transcriptional regulator, with translation MSKHKSPTDEVLLLKNQICFSLYSSMHRLMKIYRPLLAEVGLTYPQYLVMLVLWEDEKITVSGLGERLQLDSGTLTPLLKRLEQNGFVERKRSSEDERVVFVSLTKNGKHLREKAKAIPEQIFCLSGIEENQAIQLKEILDELAQA, from the coding sequence TTGTCAAAGCATAAGAGTCCAACAGATGAGGTTCTTCTTTTGAAGAACCAAATTTGTTTTTCTTTATATTCTTCAATGCATCGTTTGATGAAGATCTACCGCCCGCTTCTTGCAGAAGTGGGACTTACGTATCCGCAATACCTTGTGATGTTGGTACTTTGGGAAGATGAGAAAATTACAGTGAGTGGGCTTGGAGAACGCCTACAGTTGGACTCTGGAACATTAACTCCTTTATTAAAGAGATTAGAACAAAATGGGTTTGTTGAGCGTAAGAGAAGTTCTGAAGATGAACGTGTAGTGTTTGTTTCTCTTACGAAAAATGGAAAACATTTACGGGAAAAGGCAAAGGCCATACCTGAACAGATTTTTTGTCTATCAGGGATTGAAGAGAACCAAGCAATCCAGTTGAAAGAAATTTTAGACGAACTTGCCCAAGCATAA
- the atpB gene encoding F0F1 ATP synthase subunit A, whose translation MYLRAISVENKSKYRFFLSFLLVFSLSFTNVFANDSEGHGSDEGFDFSEVMAHHLGDAPIFPLNFGGSIVTEGQPGFDAENHDVFVNHDGVKYHYVGGLDLHITKRVTMMWIACFFMFIIFIPAANLISRNPKKVHNKFTSGVEAFISYLKENVVDASLDHHGHSYYHYIFSLFFFILFCNLFGLIPSIGELTVAASDGLVALGVFEHTPHSLHTFGEIWSGITPTGDISVTLSLASITLLTIYGTAFTYQGISFVAHAVPKGVPLPLWPLMWVLEFIVTHIARSFALTMRLLANMTAGHVMILALLGFIFMSENWLIAPVSVLSSVLIYFLELLVAFLQAFIFSLLTTVFIGTVMHRH comes from the coding sequence TTGTATTTGCGAGCTATTTCAGTGGAAAATAAGTCTAAATATCGGTTTTTTTTATCATTTTTATTAGTTTTTTCCCTTAGTTTTACGAATGTTTTTGCAAACGATTCGGAAGGGCACGGCTCTGATGAGGGCTTCGATTTCAGTGAAGTGATGGCGCACCACTTAGGGGATGCTCCCATTTTCCCTCTCAATTTTGGTGGTTCCATCGTCACAGAAGGACAACCTGGATTTGACGCAGAAAACCACGATGTTTTTGTAAACCATGACGGTGTGAAATACCACTATGTTGGTGGCCTCGACCTTCACATCACCAAACGAGTGACCATGATGTGGATCGCTTGTTTTTTTATGTTCATTATCTTTATCCCAGCGGCTAATTTGATTTCAAGGAACCCTAAAAAAGTTCATAACAAATTCACATCTGGTGTAGAGGCTTTCATATCTTATCTAAAAGAAAACGTTGTGGATGCATCCCTTGATCACCACGGACATTCTTATTACCACTATATCTTCTCGTTGTTTTTCTTTATCCTTTTCTGTAACTTGTTTGGCCTCATTCCTTCGATCGGTGAGTTAACTGTTGCCGCTTCTGATGGACTTGTGGCTCTCGGAGTTTTCGAACATACACCACATTCTCTTCATACCTTTGGAGAGATTTGGTCAGGAATCACACCAACGGGGGACATCAGTGTCACTCTGTCTTTGGCATCCATTACATTACTTACTATTTACGGAACGGCATTCACTTACCAAGGAATTTCCTTCGTAGCACACGCGGTTCCAAAGGGAGTTCCACTTCCACTCTGGCCTCTTATGTGGGTTCTTGAATTTATCGTCACTCATATTGCACGTTCTTTTGCGTTAACCATGAGGTTACTTGCCAACATGACAGCAGGACACGTTATGATCCTTGCGTTACTTGGGTTTATTTTTATGAGCGAAAATTGGCTCATCGCACCTGTATCTGTTCTCAGTTCAGTGCTCATTTACTTTTTAGAACTACTTGTAGCTTTTTTACAAGCGTTCATTTTCTCACTGCTCACAACCGTGTTCATCGGAACTGTGATGCATAGACATTAA
- the atpE gene encoding ATP synthase F0 subunit C gives MEFGLGYIAVGLAAGLALLGAGIGIGRIGGSVAESISRQPEAAGKIQLVLYVAAGMIEGAALFAVVIALLIALKLNGSIDKTIGAGATKVEQGQ, from the coding sequence ATGGAATTCGGTTTAGGATACATCGCAGTAGGACTCGCAGCAGGACTTGCATTACTTGGTGCAGGAATCGGTATTGGTAGAATTGGTGGATCAGTGGCAGAAAGCATCAGCCGCCAACCAGAAGCAGCTGGAAAGATCCAACTCGTTCTTTACGTAGCAGCAGGTATGATTGAAGGAGCAGCACTTTTCGCAGTGGTTATCGCTCTTCTTATCGCGCTCAAACTCAATGGCTCAATTGACAAAACAATTGGTGCTGGTGCCACTAAAGTAGAACAAGGACAATAG